In Corynebacterium ulcerans, one genomic interval encodes:
- a CDS encoding class I SAM-dependent methyltransferase, producing MAKPPQHTAKLATLRRSLTLLRSFRHEQTAPDKFYAPLAADTAHLITSLCRDTQSPIGSVLDVGGGPGYFANEFESRGIHYVSVEPDAGEMSAAGISIANAVRASGTALPFSPGAFDVVYSSNVAEHIADPWRMGEEMLRVTRPGGLTILSYTVWLGPFGGHETGLWQHYIGGDFARDYYSRRHGHLPKNVFGTSLFNVSCAAGLRWARSVSNAQLVLAFPRYHPRWAWWLVRIPILREFLVSNLVVVLKKPELP from the coding sequence ATGGCGAAACCACCACAGCATACTGCAAAACTTGCCACCCTGCGTCGATCCCTCACCCTTCTGAGGAGTTTTCGTCATGAGCAAACCGCGCCTGATAAATTCTATGCCCCACTCGCAGCAGACACGGCGCATCTCATAACAAGTCTGTGCAGAGACACTCAATCGCCCATAGGCAGTGTCTTAGACGTTGGGGGTGGTCCCGGATATTTTGCTAACGAGTTTGAGAGTCGCGGGATTCATTACGTCAGCGTTGAACCCGACGCTGGGGAAATGTCAGCTGCAGGTATTAGCATCGCGAATGCTGTCCGCGCTAGCGGAACTGCCTTGCCTTTTAGTCCAGGTGCTTTTGACGTTGTGTATTCCTCTAACGTGGCTGAACACATCGCTGACCCTTGGCGCATGGGTGAAGAAATGCTGCGAGTAACACGGCCAGGTGGTCTAACAATCCTCAGTTATACCGTGTGGCTCGGGCCCTTTGGCGGGCACGAAACCGGCCTATGGCAACACTATATTGGCGGCGATTTCGCCCGGGATTATTACAGCCGCCGCCACGGGCATCTACCCAAAAATGTTTTTGGGACATCCTTATTTAACGTCTCGTGCGCCGCGGGATTGCGCTGGGCTCGTAGTGTATCCAACGCGCAGCTGGTTCTGGCTTTTCCGCGTTACCACCCGCGCTGGGCATGGTGGCTAGTACGGATCCCGATCCTCCGTGAATTTCTTGTGAGTAACCTCGTGGTAGTTCTGAAAAAGCCGGAGCTCCCTTAA
- a CDS encoding acyltransferase family protein, with the protein MSPSYPPRTRNFLPQLEGLRGVAAVGVLLTHTAFQTGMSQSGIAGAILARFDFFVAVFFGLSAFLLWRGDHSGSPLSYFRRRAFRILPAYWVCVLLVFAFLPDSFGTGWRTILATLTFTQVYPAHSLAGGLTHLWSLSVEVAFYLFLPVLVWALRGVSKSKRLLCFFGMFAAGIGWAAVPWPLDLAGGINFQIFPPSYAPWFVVGLIAAELEGTRITAWKGFNLTWLWWALALGVAWVAGQPWFGPQGLTHPTPGEFVRKILAGALFGALILLPYVWGTGSTRASLLSSRPLLTLGRWSYSLFLWHLPVLSMVFPLLGIAPFSGHFILVTAVCFVGSVIVAAASFTLVEKNARWAR; encoded by the coding sequence GTGTCTCCATCGTACCCACCGCGCACGCGAAACTTCCTCCCCCAACTCGAGGGGCTACGAGGTGTGGCTGCCGTCGGGGTGCTCCTCACACACACGGCTTTTCAAACAGGGATGAGCCAATCGGGAATCGCAGGGGCGATACTTGCGCGTTTTGACTTCTTTGTCGCAGTATTTTTTGGTCTTTCAGCATTCTTGCTCTGGCGTGGCGATCATTCGGGCTCCCCACTCTCGTATTTCCGCCGCCGCGCCTTCCGCATTCTCCCAGCTTATTGGGTGTGCGTCCTGCTTGTTTTTGCGTTCTTGCCAGATTCTTTTGGCACGGGGTGGCGCACAATTTTAGCGACCCTGACTTTCACCCAGGTGTATCCAGCCCACAGTCTTGCCGGTGGTTTGACACACCTTTGGTCGCTGAGTGTGGAAGTAGCGTTTTACCTCTTCTTGCCGGTGCTGGTGTGGGCGCTGCGGGGGGTGTCGAAAAGCAAGCGCTTACTGTGCTTCTTCGGGATGTTTGCGGCGGGGATTGGGTGGGCTGCGGTGCCGTGGCCCCTCGATCTAGCCGGCGGAATCAACTTTCAGATTTTCCCGCCCTCCTATGCGCCTTGGTTTGTCGTTGGTCTTATCGCAGCTGAGCTGGAGGGGACACGAATAACCGCGTGGAAAGGTTTTAATCTCACGTGGCTGTGGTGGGCGCTAGCTCTTGGCGTGGCGTGGGTGGCGGGGCAACCATGGTTTGGTCCGCAGGGTTTGACGCATCCCACGCCCGGAGAATTTGTGCGAAAAATCCTGGCAGGGGCGCTTTTTGGGGCGCTAATATTGCTGCCTTATGTCTGGGGGACAGGGAGCACGCGGGCATCGCTTCTCAGTAGTCGGCCCCTGCTTACTTTGGGACGGTGGAGCTACTCGCTGTTTCTTTGGCACCTCCCGGTGTTGTCGATGGTCTTCCCGCTGCTGGGGATCGCGCCGTTTTCTGGGCATTTCATTCTTGTTACCGCAGTCTGCTTTGTGGGAAGCGTCATTGTGGCAGCTGCGAGTTTTACGTTGGTGGAAAAGAATGCCCGTTGGGCGCGATAG
- the trmB gene encoding tRNA (guanosine(46)-N7)-methyltransferase TrmB: MSNSDNSQNALGDLPSGRPLQTDFNNQFNNDLDYPRLGSVSFRRGTLTDNQESMWEEYWPKLGTVLSDERINVTEWFGRDDARTILEIGSGTGTSTAAMAPLEADTNVIAVELYKPGLAKLLGAIVRNDINNIRMVRGDGVEVLTRMFGESSLDGVRIYFPDPWPKARHHKRRIIQSGVLNLIATRLKPGGVLHVATDHADYAEWITELVHVEPMLEYMGWPWPECPQLTDRQVITKFEGKGLDKDHTITEFLWRKK; encoded by the coding sequence ATGTCTAATTCTGATAATTCTCAAAATGCGCTCGGAGACCTCCCCTCCGGGCGTCCTTTGCAAACCGATTTCAATAACCAGTTCAACAACGACCTTGATTATCCCCGTCTCGGATCCGTCAGTTTCCGTCGCGGAACGCTCACCGATAATCAAGAGAGTATGTGGGAGGAATACTGGCCCAAGCTGGGCACAGTCCTGTCCGACGAGCGTATAAACGTCACGGAATGGTTCGGGCGTGACGATGCCCGCACGATCTTAGAAATCGGATCTGGAACCGGAACCTCTACCGCCGCGATGGCGCCGCTTGAGGCCGACACCAATGTTATTGCCGTCGAGCTCTATAAACCTGGTCTTGCCAAGCTCCTCGGCGCGATCGTCCGCAACGACATCAATAACATTCGCATGGTCCGGGGCGACGGGGTGGAAGTTCTCACCCGCATGTTCGGCGAATCCTCCCTCGACGGAGTCCGTATCTATTTCCCGGATCCCTGGCCCAAAGCGCGTCACCATAAACGTCGCATCATCCAGTCGGGCGTGCTTAACCTGATTGCCACCCGTCTTAAGCCTGGCGGTGTTCTCCATGTAGCCACCGATCACGCTGACTATGCCGAGTGGATTACCGAGCTTGTCCATGTAGAACCCATGCTGGAGTACATGGGCTGGCCGTGGCCTGAGTGTCCACAGCTCACAGATCGCCAGGTCATCACCAAATTTGAAGGTAAGGGCCTGGACAAGGATCACACCATCACGGAATTCCTGTGGAGGAAGAAATAA
- a CDS encoding DUF3068 domain-containing protein: MDSKDTGVDAAGMDTRNTLFVRSQKHARRAPIIAFVAAAVLFIIAAAGPALMISRIKPIPVNTTRQITTTPAATTLYDPEAPCPANAPQSCFVVNTTTQLHREIKTVKTDVRDEVDLHVTENLIRTDTKKSIIDIDDKLRLIRHSTYPVLDFASHMKVTAPSLNLSFDTGDFARDGLQYFYPFNTERRSYQFFDPIAQKPWPLDYVEEDNGIYRFTQDIPATDLVKAATRSFTQPEDISDEPSMEATTSDLSQEQQDQIRKMQITAPASKFYGEGRPGTVKLTPYYTVKRTLWVEPKSGVVVNQSEDVFMFYATDQQDADATAQRGQDPMRTILKTKLQWDATTQEHAHDEAQPTVDTLHRLRIGGFVAKMLGFALLAVGLWLAVRRPHDASSTP; the protein is encoded by the coding sequence ATGGACAGCAAAGACACCGGTGTGGATGCTGCTGGCATGGACACACGAAATACCCTATTTGTGCGTTCCCAAAAGCATGCACGGCGTGCCCCTATCATTGCCTTTGTGGCGGCAGCCGTTCTCTTTATCATTGCAGCAGCTGGGCCTGCACTTATGATCAGCAGAATCAAGCCTATTCCGGTCAACACCACCCGACAGATCACCACTACCCCTGCGGCCACCACTCTCTACGACCCTGAGGCCCCTTGCCCCGCCAACGCTCCACAAAGCTGCTTTGTGGTTAACACCACCACCCAATTGCATCGAGAGATCAAAACGGTCAAAACCGATGTCCGCGACGAAGTCGACCTCCACGTCACGGAAAACCTCATACGCACCGACACCAAAAAATCCATCATCGATATCGACGACAAACTGCGCCTTATCAGGCATTCCACCTATCCGGTCTTGGATTTTGCTTCGCATATGAAGGTCACCGCACCAAGCCTTAATTTGAGCTTTGATACCGGAGATTTTGCCCGCGACGGACTCCAATACTTTTACCCGTTCAATACAGAACGCCGCTCGTATCAATTCTTTGACCCCATCGCACAAAAACCCTGGCCACTGGATTATGTGGAGGAAGATAACGGGATCTACAGGTTTACTCAAGACATTCCCGCCACGGACTTGGTCAAAGCCGCGACACGATCTTTCACCCAGCCCGAGGACATCTCCGATGAGCCCTCGATGGAAGCCACCACGAGCGATCTCAGCCAGGAACAGCAAGACCAGATACGCAAGATGCAGATCACGGCCCCCGCATCCAAGTTCTATGGCGAGGGCCGTCCCGGCACGGTCAAGCTCACCCCTTATTACACCGTCAAGCGCACCCTGTGGGTAGAGCCCAAGAGCGGTGTAGTGGTTAATCAGAGCGAAGACGTGTTCATGTTCTACGCCACCGACCAGCAAGACGCAGACGCTACCGCGCAGCGGGGCCAGGATCCCATGCGCACAATTTTAAAGACCAAACTTCAGTGGGATGCCACGACTCAAGAACATGCCCACGATGAAGCTCAGCCGACAGTGGATACTTTGCATCGGCTGCGCATCGGCGGATTCGTTGCAAAAATGCTTGGTTTTGCGCTGCTTGCGGTAGGTCTTTGGCTTGCTGTACGACGCCCCCATGACGCTTCGTCAACGCCTTAG
- a CDS encoding DUF2613 domain-containing protein encodes MAFESDSLNRRTLGPTIASAVIGIAVGIVAVIGVSLVDSGPANGAANADSSVLGDPEYGSRQ; translated from the coding sequence ATGGCTTTTGAATCCGATTCCCTTAACCGCCGCACCCTCGGCCCCACCATAGCCAGCGCCGTTATCGGTATCGCGGTGGGCATTGTGGCTGTAATCGGTGTGTCGCTCGTCGATTCTGGGCCAGCCAACGGTGCCGCGAACGCCGATTCTTCGGTCCTCGGTGACCCGGAGTATGGCTCACGTCAGTAG
- a CDS encoding glycoside hydrolase family 3 N-terminal domain-containing protein, which translates to MHIKRLLAAALLGALAACSDAGTDTDPASTEVTTASTTASATQETSAPPSAKTQPHDVRAQAASLMMVGVSNYDDALSALNQGAGGIFIGSGTDPNLLTALGRNIEALRKAVGRDFSVSIDFEGGRVLRHQGILGTFPSPQVMAQTMNPEQVRGMAKTMGDSLFAHGVTVNFAPVADIDAGLDVVGDRAFSADPNIDAEYAVAFAQGMLDAGVRPVFKHFPGHGRASGDSHTGQVFTPPLGDLENIDLVPYSRINVPGAGVMLGHMVVPDLGSPKNGLPSTLNPAAYQLLRTGSYRGGHPFDGVVYTDDLAMGAITGIMPVPQAVVASLQAGADQALWVTTAGLKEAIDATVAAVETGAYPRAQFEASVRRVGVL; encoded by the coding sequence ATGCACATAAAACGACTTCTCGCCGCCGCCCTCCTCGGTGCGCTCGCCGCATGCAGTGACGCCGGAACCGATACGGATCCCGCCAGCACCGAGGTCACTACTGCGTCCACCACTGCGTCCGCAACGCAGGAAACCAGTGCGCCCCCAAGCGCAAAGACGCAGCCTCACGACGTCCGCGCTCAAGCCGCGAGCCTCATGATGGTGGGAGTAAGTAATTACGACGACGCCCTCTCTGCCTTAAACCAAGGCGCTGGAGGCATCTTCATCGGCTCAGGTACAGATCCCAACCTCCTTACCGCGCTGGGTAGAAACATCGAGGCATTGCGTAAGGCCGTGGGGCGCGATTTCTCTGTCTCCATCGACTTTGAAGGCGGGCGGGTTCTCCGACACCAAGGAATCCTAGGGACCTTCCCCTCACCTCAAGTGATGGCGCAAACCATGAACCCTGAGCAGGTTCGAGGCATGGCTAAAACGATGGGCGACTCACTGTTCGCACACGGGGTGACGGTGAACTTTGCGCCAGTTGCGGACATAGACGCTGGACTCGATGTCGTGGGCGATCGCGCCTTTAGTGCGGACCCCAATATTGATGCGGAGTATGCGGTAGCCTTTGCTCAAGGAATGCTAGACGCAGGGGTCCGGCCAGTGTTTAAGCATTTCCCTGGGCATGGACGCGCCAGTGGCGACTCCCACACTGGCCAGGTGTTTACCCCGCCATTGGGAGACTTAGAGAACATTGATTTGGTGCCCTATAGCCGGATTAATGTCCCCGGTGCTGGCGTGATGCTTGGGCACATGGTGGTTCCCGACCTAGGCTCACCCAAGAATGGTCTTCCCTCCACCCTTAATCCAGCCGCTTATCAGCTGCTACGCACTGGTTCTTATCGCGGTGGGCATCCTTTCGATGGTGTGGTCTATACCGACGATCTTGCCATGGGTGCGATCACAGGGATTATGCCTGTTCCCCAGGCTGTGGTGGCGTCGTTGCAAGCAGGTGCCGATCAAGCGTTGTGGGTGACCACCGCTGGGCTCAAAGAGGCTATCGACGCTACCGTTGCGGCCGTGGAAACGGGCGCATATCCCAGAGCCCAGTTTGAAGCCTCTGTACGCCGGGTTGGTGTTCTTTGA
- a CDS encoding alpha-(1->3)-arabinofuranosyltransferase domain-containing protein, giving the protein MARVTLLLLFFARRPHLSGWICAALISFSQPWGLTAADTKHDLVANPAHFLSAALHPWTDIFPMGQLQNQAYGYLFPQGAFFLLASPLPDWIAQRLWWTLLLGLAFSGFLLLTRRLGVSSSGSRALAAALYALSPRILTTLTAISSEAWPVALAPWVLWPLIPVVGTVAGTPHASRRPPVQGFPGVAASLLAVIGMGAVNATATVAACVPAALLLLWLRRWRFFAVWSVGCVAVSVWWLVPLAVLGTYSTPFTDFIESSFVTTRWLNTAEALRGTTSWTPFVETEREAGHALATSPYFVVVTLAIAAIGLIGLCRPGLRFRSFWIALLFVGVIVVCGAHLVPEFLDGPGAALRNVHKFDPLLRIPLLIGVAHAIQIRCTRDVPRPRVAVYALVMLVAAAAVSPAWSGRLLPSGAYSQVPSYWSEAADFLNEKASGTRTLILPAASFARQDWGWTRDEPLQPLLSVPWLVRDAVPLVPPEAIRTLDGTLAAIDEGELSELPAQLERLGVGALVLRHDLDDSVVGATGTALTLSKVQRLFPAAEVRTFGEVDVVVFAPQRNMMLADAQTAAPTPTKLAGGGEILPLLPRGLYELTHEGAEIVTDTPMLTARNFGTIESAISAPLASADEAHDAKGAALDYPSQGSYTRVVETGGSVAASSSASDATAFGGAHPERSLTAAVDGDPDTAWFPAPGTQEGQWLELRAHSDNPTLSLTTTGAPTEVTISSAGAHTKVKLKPGIPTTIKVPGGPTDAVRITLGPQRPTTTQSGKVGIAEAAIEDAPIRRMVTVPEAPASVREFLFQKVAVDTGVIIRSFSLPKDLTVRLSQSDCHQPTHIDDTPYTCGDDIVLTAGHHEIRTRSNWVRLSEPGYSPRSNLRDIARGESLPPADHDRILVTTRAANKGLTATLSDGTELRPAEFNAASQSFIIPAGAHGTVTLSMRADATYRRGLLGGGVLAVVIAAGCVLAIIRRRRGTEPPVRPWPALILPLVGTAAVCCIVGWWGLLMLPSLWAIRRFTTITPTIIIGAMMAITVLWLARTPWPSAHYFDLVPFTDVLCCLALLCPLLSKDCRFGER; this is encoded by the coding sequence GTGGCGCGCGTGACGCTACTCTTGTTGTTCTTCGCTCGCCGGCCTCATCTTTCCGGCTGGATATGTGCTGCTCTGATTAGTTTTTCACAGCCGTGGGGGTTAACTGCTGCAGATACAAAACACGACCTCGTTGCAAACCCGGCGCATTTTCTTAGCGCAGCGCTTCATCCATGGACGGATATTTTCCCCATGGGGCAGCTGCAAAATCAGGCCTACGGTTACCTCTTCCCGCAGGGGGCCTTTTTTCTTCTTGCCTCCCCACTCCCGGATTGGATAGCCCAACGCCTGTGGTGGACCTTGCTTCTGGGCTTGGCTTTTTCGGGCTTTTTGCTACTTACCCGCAGATTAGGGGTCAGCTCCAGCGGCTCGCGTGCGTTAGCAGCCGCGTTGTATGCACTTTCTCCTCGAATTCTGACCACCTTGACCGCTATTTCCTCAGAGGCCTGGCCGGTGGCGCTGGCACCCTGGGTATTGTGGCCGCTGATCCCGGTGGTTGGCACGGTGGCTGGCACTCCCCACGCTAGCCGACGGCCTCCCGTACAGGGCTTCCCCGGTGTAGCAGCATCGTTACTGGCAGTGATAGGCATGGGGGCGGTGAATGCGACGGCCACGGTGGCCGCGTGTGTTCCCGCCGCGCTGTTATTGTTGTGGTTGCGACGCTGGCGGTTCTTTGCTGTCTGGTCTGTCGGTTGCGTTGCAGTGAGCGTGTGGTGGTTGGTGCCGCTGGCCGTCCTCGGTACGTATTCGACTCCTTTTACTGACTTTATCGAGAGCTCCTTTGTCACCACGCGCTGGCTCAACACAGCCGAAGCCTTACGCGGCACCACGTCGTGGACGCCTTTCGTAGAAACCGAGCGAGAAGCCGGCCATGCGCTTGCCACCAGCCCCTATTTTGTCGTGGTAACGCTGGCCATCGCAGCCATCGGGCTGATCGGCCTATGCCGCCCCGGCCTGAGGTTTCGTTCATTCTGGATTGCGTTGCTCTTTGTGGGCGTGATTGTTGTGTGCGGGGCGCATTTAGTACCTGAGTTTCTCGACGGCCCCGGCGCCGCACTGCGCAACGTGCATAAGTTTGACCCGCTTTTACGAATCCCACTGCTCATAGGCGTTGCCCACGCTATTCAGATTCGCTGTACTCGTGATGTTCCCCGCCCGCGCGTAGCGGTCTATGCCCTCGTCATGCTCGTTGCGGCGGCAGCAGTTTCTCCTGCGTGGTCGGGACGCTTACTTCCCTCGGGCGCGTATAGCCAGGTCCCCTCGTATTGGTCGGAGGCTGCTGATTTTCTCAATGAGAAAGCCTCGGGCACCCGCACCTTGATACTGCCCGCGGCCAGTTTTGCTCGCCAGGACTGGGGATGGACCAGGGATGAGCCGCTGCAGCCGTTGTTGTCTGTTCCGTGGCTTGTTCGCGATGCCGTGCCCCTTGTTCCTCCAGAGGCAATCCGCACGCTCGATGGGACGCTTGCGGCTATTGACGAAGGCGAGTTGAGCGAGCTACCAGCCCAGCTCGAACGTCTCGGCGTCGGCGCGCTGGTACTCCGACATGATCTTGACGACTCCGTCGTGGGCGCCACCGGGACAGCGCTCACCTTAAGCAAAGTCCAGCGGTTGTTCCCTGCTGCAGAGGTCCGCACCTTTGGCGAGGTCGATGTGGTCGTGTTTGCCCCCCAGCGCAACATGATGCTTGCCGACGCACAAACGGCCGCCCCTACCCCCACAAAGCTTGCAGGTGGCGGCGAGATCCTCCCGCTGCTACCCCGCGGCCTCTACGAACTCACTCATGAAGGCGCAGAGATAGTCACCGATACGCCCATGTTGACGGCTCGCAACTTTGGCACCATAGAGTCTGCGATCTCCGCCCCGCTCGCCTCCGCTGACGAAGCCCATGATGCTAAGGGCGCAGCGCTCGACTATCCGTCGCAAGGCTCTTATACGCGCGTCGTAGAGACCGGCGGCAGCGTAGCGGCATCCTCGTCTGCCTCGGATGCCACCGCCTTCGGCGGCGCACACCCCGAGCGTTCCCTGACCGCCGCCGTCGATGGCGACCCAGACACCGCATGGTTTCCCGCCCCAGGGACGCAAGAAGGGCAATGGCTAGAACTACGAGCGCACTCCGATAATCCGACACTGAGTCTCACCACCACTGGCGCTCCCACAGAGGTCACTATAAGCAGCGCGGGAGCCCACACAAAGGTCAAGCTCAAACCTGGAATTCCCACCACCATCAAAGTGCCCGGCGGCCCCACCGACGCCGTGCGCATCACCCTGGGGCCACAACGTCCAACCACAACGCAATCCGGAAAAGTAGGCATTGCCGAGGCCGCCATCGAAGACGCACCAATCCGGCGGATGGTCACGGTACCGGAAGCCCCCGCGAGCGTCCGAGAGTTTCTGTTCCAAAAGGTTGCGGTGGATACCGGCGTGATCATCAGGAGTTTTAGCCTCCCTAAAGACCTCACAGTTCGACTGTCCCAGTCCGACTGCCATCAACCCACGCATATCGACGACACCCCTTACACCTGCGGCGACGACATCGTGCTCACTGCTGGTCACCATGAGATCCGCACTCGCTCCAACTGGGTCCGCCTCAGCGAACCGGGCTACTCACCGAGGAGTAATCTGCGCGATATCGCCCGTGGAGAAAGTCTTCCTCCCGCCGACCACGACAGAATCCTCGTAACCACCCGCGCCGCCAACAAAGGACTCACGGCAACGTTGAGCGATGGCACGGAACTGCGTCCGGCGGAGTTTAACGCGGCGTCGCAAAGCTTTATCATTCCGGCAGGCGCCCACGGCACCGTAACGCTCAGCATGCGCGCCGACGCCACCTATCGTCGTGGGCTGCTCGGCGGCGGGGTGCTCGCGGTGGTGATCGCGGCCGGGTGCGTCCTAGCGATCATCCGTCGAAGACGCGGCACCGAGCCTCCTGTCAGGCCCTGGCCTGCGCTCATCCTTCCCCTTGTTGGTACGGCGGCGGTCTGCTGCATCGTGGGATGGTGGGGGCTGCTGATGCTTCCCAGCCTCTGGGCTATCCGGCGTTTTACCACCATCACACCCACCATCATCATCGGCGCAATGATGGCGATCACCGTGCTCTGGCTCGCGCGCACCCCCTGGCCCAGCGCCCACTACTTTGATCTTGTGCCTTTTACTGACGTTCTGTGTTGCCTGGCGTTACTATGCCCGTTGCTCAGCAAGGATTGTCGTTTTGGGGAACGCTAG
- a CDS encoding phosphoenolpyruvate carboxykinase (GTP), which translates to MSTVSIKGLKGEAPTKNEVLLNWIAENVELFQPEQVVFADGSQEEWDRLTSELVESGTLIRLNDEKRPNSFLARSNPADVARVESRTFICTSTPEGAGPTNNWADPVEMKAEMTEQYRGAMKGRTMYVVPFCMGPIDDPAPKLGVQLTDSAYVVLSMRVMTRMGAEALAKIGDNGSFVPCLHSVGAPLEPGQEDVAWPCNETKYITQFPETKEIWSFGSGYGGNAILAKKCYALRIASVMAKEEGWMAEHMLILKLTSPEDKVYYIAAAFPSACGKTNLAMLQPTIEGWKAEVVGDDIAWLRFGEDGRLYAINPENGFFGVAPGTNYSSNPNAMKTMEPGNTLFTNVALTDDGDIWWEELENQPEHLIDWKGNDWTPESDQPSSHPNSRYCVPLEQCPVAAAEFNNPEGVPISAILFGGRRPDTVPLVSQAHDWNHATMIGALLSSGQTAAAEGTVGALRHDPMAMLPFIGYNAADYLQHWVDMGKKGGDKMPAVFLVNWFRRGDDGRFLWPGFGDNSRVLKWIVDRIEGRVEADETIAGYTARVEDLDLTGLDTPIEDVKEALSAPAAQWKGDLEDNEQYLEFLGSKGSAVPAEVLEQFEALKQRVAAAE; encoded by the coding sequence ATGTCCACCGTGTCCATTAAGGGCCTTAAGGGTGAAGCCCCTACAAAGAATGAAGTATTGCTGAATTGGATTGCGGAGAATGTAGAGCTTTTCCAGCCGGAGCAAGTCGTCTTTGCAGACGGCTCTCAAGAAGAGTGGGATCGACTTACCTCGGAGCTTGTTGAATCAGGCACGCTTATTCGCCTCAACGATGAGAAGCGCCCAAATAGCTTCCTTGCACGTTCCAACCCTGCGGACGTTGCACGCGTTGAGTCTCGTACCTTTATCTGCACCTCCACTCCGGAGGGCGCCGGCCCAACCAATAACTGGGCCGATCCGGTAGAGATGAAAGCCGAGATGACGGAACAATACCGTGGTGCCATGAAGGGGCGCACCATGTACGTCGTTCCGTTCTGCATGGGGCCTATCGACGACCCCGCTCCCAAGCTTGGCGTCCAGCTCACGGATTCTGCCTATGTGGTGCTTTCCATGCGCGTGATGACCCGCATGGGTGCTGAGGCACTCGCCAAGATTGGCGACAACGGTTCTTTCGTTCCGTGTCTCCACTCTGTGGGCGCGCCATTAGAGCCGGGCCAGGAAGATGTTGCGTGGCCTTGCAATGAAACCAAGTACATTACGCAGTTCCCGGAGACCAAGGAGATCTGGTCCTTTGGATCCGGTTACGGCGGAAACGCCATCTTGGCCAAGAAGTGCTACGCACTGCGTATTGCTTCTGTCATGGCTAAGGAAGAAGGCTGGATGGCTGAGCACATGCTCATCCTCAAGCTCACCTCTCCAGAAGACAAGGTCTATTACATTGCCGCCGCCTTCCCATCGGCATGTGGCAAGACCAACCTGGCGATGCTGCAGCCGACCATCGAAGGATGGAAGGCCGAGGTCGTTGGCGATGATATCGCATGGCTGCGCTTTGGCGAGGACGGACGCCTTTACGCCATCAACCCGGAGAACGGATTCTTTGGTGTGGCACCGGGAACCAACTATTCCTCTAACCCCAACGCCATGAAGACCATGGAGCCGGGCAACACCCTGTTCACCAACGTTGCGCTTACCGACGACGGCGACATCTGGTGGGAGGAACTGGAAAACCAGCCGGAGCACCTTATCGACTGGAAGGGCAACGACTGGACCCCGGAGAGCGATCAGCCTTCCAGCCACCCGAACTCTCGTTACTGTGTGCCACTAGAGCAGTGCCCCGTTGCCGCCGCAGAGTTCAACAACCCAGAAGGCGTTCCGATCTCCGCGATCCTTTTCGGTGGACGTCGCCCAGACACGGTGCCGCTGGTGTCTCAGGCTCACGATTGGAACCACGCCACCATGATCGGTGCGCTGCTATCCTCCGGCCAGACGGCCGCTGCCGAGGGCACCGTGGGCGCTTTGCGTCACGACCCCATGGCTATGCTGCCGTTCATCGGCTACAACGCTGCTGATTACTTGCAGCACTGGGTCGACATGGGCAAGAAGGGCGGCGACAAGATGCCGGCTGTCTTCCTCGTGAACTGGTTCCGCCGTGGCGACGATGGCCGCTTCCTGTGGCCTGGCTTCGGAGACAACAGCCGTGTTCTCAAGTGGATTGTGGACCGCATTGAAGGCCGCGTAGAAGCCGATGAGACCATCGCTGGCTACACCGCACGCGTAGAGGACCTCGACCTTACTGGTCTGGACACCCCGATTGAAGACGTCAAGGAGGCACTCTCTGCCCCTGCCGCTCAATGGAAGGGCGACCTTGAGGATAACGAGCAGTACCTTGAGTTCCTTGGCTCCAAGGGATCCGCAGTGCCTGCAGAAGTGCTTGAGCAGTTTGAGGCTCTGAAGCAGCGCGTGGCTGCCGCAGAATAA